From a single Stackebrandtia endophytica genomic region:
- a CDS encoding uracil-DNA glycosylase, which produces MARPLDEIVESGWAKALEPVADQISAMGEFLRTEVAEGRTYLPAGDNVLRAFSQPFDQVRVLLVGQDPYPTPGHAVGLSFSVAPDVRPIPASLRNIFKEYVSDLGYPQPANGDLTPWAEQGVLLLNRALTTAPGKPGAHRGKGWEKVTEQAIRALAERGGPLVAILWGRDARNLKPMLGGVPCVESAHPSPLSARNGFFGSTPFSRANELLEKQGAEPIDWRLP; this is translated from the coding sequence GTGGCTAGACCATTGGATGAAATTGTGGAATCCGGCTGGGCCAAGGCATTGGAGCCAGTCGCCGATCAGATAAGCGCGATGGGGGAGTTCCTCCGGACCGAGGTCGCCGAGGGACGCACTTACCTCCCCGCCGGCGACAACGTTCTGAGGGCCTTCTCCCAACCGTTCGATCAGGTGCGGGTGCTGTTGGTGGGACAGGACCCTTATCCGACCCCCGGCCACGCGGTGGGATTGAGCTTCTCGGTTGCTCCGGACGTTCGCCCGATTCCGGCGAGCCTTCGGAACATCTTCAAGGAGTACGTCAGTGACCTCGGGTACCCGCAGCCCGCCAACGGGGACCTGACCCCGTGGGCGGAGCAGGGGGTGCTGTTGCTCAACCGGGCGTTGACGACGGCTCCCGGTAAGCCCGGCGCTCACCGCGGCAAGGGGTGGGAGAAGGTCACCGAGCAGGCCATTCGCGCATTGGCCGAGCGCGGTGGTCCTCTGGTGGCGATCCTTTGGGGACGCGACGCCCGCAACCTCAAGCCGATGTTGGGAGGAGTGCCCTGTGTGGAGTCAGCGCACCCCAGTCCACTGTCGGCACGCAACGGCTTCTTCGGTTCGACACCGTTCAGTCGTGCCAATGAGTTGCTGGAGAAGCAGGGCGCCGAACCGATCGACTGGCGCCTTCCGTAA
- the ilvA gene encoding threonine ammonia-lyase encodes MTRLVTIDDVQQAARTLADIVRPTPLEPSRGLSDLDGPVYYKCENVQRAGAYKVRGAYTRISRLTELERAAGVVAASAGNHAQGVAVAAAELGIAATVFMPSGAPLPKVAATRGYGARVELVGSSVEDALAAARDFSQRTGAVFIHPFDHADVIAGQGTVALEIFEQCPEVKTIIAGVGGGGLISGIGVVAKALRPDVRVIGIQAQGSAAYPPSLRAGSPVDLPHAATMADGIRVSRPGTLTFEHVRKLVDDVVTVSEEEISQAVLLLLERNKLLVEPAGAVGVAALLAKAAHVEPPVVVVLSGGNIDPLLLLRLIEHGLAASGRFLRFTVRCPDQPGVLASILGLIAERGGNVIDVMHQRYDPRLALGEVAVALSVETRGEDHAEHLTAALRDAGYHLTFQSLGTL; translated from the coding sequence ATGACGCGACTGGTCACCATCGACGATGTCCAGCAGGCGGCGCGGACCCTTGCCGACATCGTCCGTCCCACGCCCCTGGAGCCCTCCCGTGGGCTTTCCGACCTGGACGGGCCGGTCTACTACAAATGTGAGAATGTGCAGCGCGCCGGCGCCTACAAGGTCCGCGGCGCCTACACCCGAATCAGCCGCCTCACCGAACTGGAACGAGCTGCCGGGGTCGTCGCCGCCAGCGCCGGCAACCACGCGCAGGGGGTCGCGGTCGCGGCGGCCGAACTCGGTATAGCCGCCACGGTGTTCATGCCGTCGGGCGCACCACTTCCCAAAGTCGCCGCGACCCGGGGATACGGTGCCCGAGTCGAACTGGTCGGCTCCAGCGTCGAAGACGCTCTGGCCGCCGCACGTGACTTCTCACAACGGACCGGCGCGGTGTTCATCCATCCGTTCGACCACGCCGACGTGATCGCGGGGCAGGGGACGGTCGCACTCGAGATCTTCGAACAGTGCCCCGAGGTGAAGACCATCATCGCCGGTGTCGGCGGCGGTGGACTGATATCGGGCATCGGAGTCGTCGCGAAGGCGTTGCGCCCCGACGTGAGGGTCATCGGAATTCAAGCGCAGGGATCGGCGGCCTACCCACCGTCGTTGCGGGCGGGAAGCCCCGTGGACCTACCTCATGCGGCGACCATGGCCGACGGAATCCGGGTGAGCCGACCCGGAACGCTCACCTTCGAGCACGTCCGGAAACTCGTGGACGACGTCGTCACCGTATCGGAGGAGGAGATCTCCCAGGCGGTTCTCCTCCTGTTGGAACGCAACAAACTACTCGTGGAACCAGCTGGCGCCGTGGGCGTGGCGGCATTGCTGGCCAAGGCCGCCCACGTCGAACCCCCGGTCGTCGTCGTGCTGTCCGGCGGCAACATCGACCCGCTGTTGCTGCTGCGGCTGATCGAACACGGGCTGGCCGCCTCGGGACGCTTCCTGCGATTCACGGTCCGCTGCCCCGACCAGCCGGGAGTGCTGGCCTCCATCCTCGGGCTGATAGCCGAACGCGGTGGCAACGTCATCGACGTCATGCATCAGCGATACGATCCCCGGCTCGCGTTGGGGGAGGTAGCGGTCGCCCTGTCGGTCGAGACGCGGGGCGAGGACCACGCGGAGCACCTGACGGCCGCGCTGCGCGACGCCGGCTATCACCTGACCTTCCAGTCGTTGGGAACGTTGTGA
- the greA gene encoding transcription elongation factor GreA has product MVSQNNPTGAWLTQEAHDRLAAELAELIAGRPAMAAEINARREEGDLKENGGYHAAKEEQGKMESRIRYLEDLLRTAEVGEAPSSREVAAGSVVTVAFDEDLDDTETFLLGSREMSGTTDLTVYSPESALGTAILGHAEGDTVTYEAPSGAQLKVKIVKLASFEG; this is encoded by the coding sequence ATCGTGTCTCAGAACAATCCCACCGGGGCGTGGCTTACCCAAGAGGCCCACGACCGACTCGCCGCCGAGCTTGCCGAACTGATCGCCGGACGCCCGGCTATGGCCGCCGAGATCAACGCCCGCCGTGAAGAGGGTGATCTCAAGGAGAACGGCGGTTACCATGCCGCCAAGGAGGAGCAGGGCAAGATGGAGTCCCGCATCCGCTACCTTGAGGACCTGCTGCGCACCGCGGAGGTCGGGGAGGCACCGTCCTCCCGAGAGGTCGCCGCCGGAAGTGTCGTCACCGTCGCCTTCGACGAGGACCTTGATGACACCGAGACGTTCCTGCTCGGATCCCGCGAGATGTCGGGAACCACCGACCTGACCGTCTACAGTCCTGAGTCGGCGCTGGGCACCGCGATCCTGGGCCACGCCGAAGGGGACACCGTCACCTACGAAGCGCCCTCCGGAGCCCAGCTGAAGGTGAAGATCGTCAAGCTCGCCTCATTCGAGGGCTGA
- a CDS encoding DUF4307 domain-containing protein, with the protein MDETRDTIGQFPPGRYGRRRAGAVVGPGNNATRRVSKWLTGLAALVVVIAGVAIAYKLYDQYGDREYHGQVLAFETAENSVSITFEVYKPAGESAVCRVRARSADGAQVGMAEVLITATEPRLTVEYVLATTDKPVTGELQRCYAASLADFS; encoded by the coding sequence ATGGACGAGACGCGCGACACTATCGGGCAGTTTCCTCCGGGCCGCTATGGCCGCCGTCGTGCCGGCGCCGTCGTGGGTCCAGGCAACAATGCGACCCGACGTGTATCCAAGTGGTTGACCGGCTTGGCGGCGCTCGTCGTGGTGATCGCGGGTGTCGCGATCGCCTACAAGCTGTACGACCAGTACGGCGACCGGGAATACCACGGTCAGGTGTTGGCGTTCGAGACCGCGGAGAACTCGGTGTCGATCACCTTCGAGGTGTATAAACCGGCCGGAGAGTCGGCCGTCTGCCGAGTCAGAGCAAGGTCAGCAGACGGCGCACAGGTGGGAATGGCAGAAGTCCTGATCACCGCCACGGAACCTCGTCTCACCGTCGAGTACGTGCTCGCGACGACGGACAAGCCGGTAACCGGTGAACTCCAACGTTGCTACGCCGCTTCGTTAGCCGACTTCAGCTAA
- the mca gene encoding mycothiol conjugate amidase Mca produces the protein MTEQLRLMCVHAHPDDESSKGAAAMARYVNEGVDVLVATCTGGERGSVLNKKLDRPEVWRDITQIRAKEMERAREILGVKQAWLGFVDSGLPDGWLPDSDIPLPEDCFYLEPLEVAAAPLVRLIRQFRPHVVTTYDEDGGYPHPDHLKTHQITMEAFDAAGDPDRYREFGEAWQPSKLYYNMSFGRARITALHEALLAEGLESPYADWLTNRDWTEDKGPRVTTRVECADFFPVRDDALRAHATQIDPEGWWFQVPLELQQKAWPTEDFELVKSHVETTMPEEDLFAGLR, from the coding sequence ATGACAGAGCAACTGCGCTTGATGTGTGTCCACGCTCACCCTGACGACGAATCGAGCAAGGGTGCCGCCGCGATGGCCCGGTATGTCAACGAGGGCGTGGACGTGCTCGTGGCGACCTGCACCGGTGGCGAACGAGGCAGCGTGCTCAACAAGAAGTTGGACCGTCCCGAGGTGTGGCGGGACATCACGCAGATTCGCGCCAAGGAGATGGAGCGTGCGCGCGAGATTCTGGGTGTGAAGCAGGCCTGGCTGGGGTTCGTCGATTCGGGTTTGCCGGACGGATGGCTGCCCGATTCGGACATCCCACTGCCGGAGGATTGTTTCTACCTGGAGCCGCTGGAGGTCGCCGCCGCACCGTTGGTTCGCCTGATTCGACAGTTCAGGCCACATGTGGTGACCACCTATGACGAGGACGGTGGCTACCCGCACCCCGACCATCTCAAGACCCACCAGATCACCATGGAGGCGTTCGACGCCGCCGGCGATCCGGATCGGTACCGGGAGTTCGGGGAGGCCTGGCAACCGTCCAAGTTGTACTACAACATGTCGTTCGGCCGGGCTCGCATCACCGCGCTGCACGAGGCGTTGTTGGCCGAGGGGTTGGAGTCGCCGTACGCCGACTGGCTCACCAATAGGGACTGGACCGAGGACAAGGGCCCCCGGGTGACCACAAGGGTCGAATGCGCCGATTTCTTCCCGGTGCGTGACGACGCACTGCGTGCGCACGCCACCCAGATCGACCCGGAGGGTTGGTGGTTCCAGGTTCCCCTTGAACTGCAACAGAAGGCATGGCCCACTGAGGACTTCGAACTGGTGAAGTCCCACGTGGAGACCACCATGCCGGAGGAGGACCTGTTCGCCGGACTGCGGTGA
- a CDS encoding YqgE/AlgH family protein translates to MASQEPGMVEHQASESLVGQLLVATPALQDPNFERTVVLLVGNEPSGSLGVVLNRATEVPVAEVLGDWSLLAQEPAVLFEGGPVQPEAAIALGWMRSDQGVPASFKPFSGRLGTLDLGADPEPLAQRLDGMRVFAGYASWGPGQLNDEIDDGAWMVFDSLPSDPFASRPEDLWSMVWRRQGGLLAAVATFPADPSHN, encoded by the coding sequence ATGGCGTCACAGGAACCGGGCATGGTCGAACATCAGGCATCGGAGTCGCTGGTGGGACAGCTACTGGTGGCAACGCCGGCCTTGCAGGACCCGAACTTCGAGCGAACCGTGGTGCTACTGGTGGGCAACGAGCCCTCCGGATCGTTGGGCGTCGTGCTCAACCGTGCCACCGAGGTCCCGGTCGCGGAGGTGCTCGGCGACTGGAGCCTGCTCGCGCAGGAACCCGCCGTGCTCTTCGAAGGCGGACCGGTCCAACCCGAGGCGGCCATCGCGTTGGGGTGGATGCGCAGCGACCAGGGGGTCCCGGCCTCATTCAAGCCCTTCTCCGGCCGTCTGGGCACATTGGACCTCGGGGCCGATCCCGAACCACTGGCGCAGCGACTGGACGGTATGCGGGTCTTCGCCGGCTACGCCAGCTGGGGGCCCGGCCAACTCAACGACGAGATCGACGACGGTGCGTGGATGGTGTTCGACTCGTTGCCGAGCGACCCGTTCGCCTCGCGTCCCGAGGACCTGTGGTCCATGGTCTGGCGGCGTCAGGGCGGCTTGTTGGCGGCGGTGGCGACGTTCCCCGCCGATCCCAGCCACAACTGA
- a CDS encoding PH domain-containing protein: MSDTDKTVGGDPGARVTDPPNQRRPADGAPDIAEDDLTGFRFDASQPTVGPDTLAVPDVPSQLSARYLFPTEKYRGEWRRHWIHLMPVVMVGVLATFIGGYAIGLLGKSSSAEVAVTIVVILYLLALSWAAWKIADWYFDRFILTNKRVMVISGIITRKVAMMPLLRVTDMKYEQSPLGRMMNYGTFVMESAGQDQALREVKHLPDPNELYLQICEEMYEPAAVDARDEVEEEELDDKFQAEDSKRSGGDA, encoded by the coding sequence ATGTCCGACACTGACAAGACTGTTGGGGGTGACCCGGGAGCCCGGGTCACCGACCCACCGAACCAGCGCAGGCCCGCCGATGGAGCTCCGGACATCGCGGAAGACGACCTCACCGGTTTTCGATTCGACGCCTCACAGCCGACGGTCGGACCGGACACTTTGGCCGTTCCCGACGTACCGTCTCAGCTGTCGGCCCGATACCTGTTCCCCACTGAGAAGTATCGCGGCGAGTGGCGTCGACACTGGATCCACCTGATGCCCGTGGTGATGGTTGGAGTCCTCGCCACCTTCATCGGTGGATACGCCATCGGTCTGCTCGGAAAGAGCAGCAGCGCTGAGGTGGCGGTGACCATCGTGGTCATCCTCTACCTGTTGGCGCTGTCGTGGGCGGCGTGGAAGATCGCCGACTGGTACTTCGACCGATTCATCCTCACCAACAAACGCGTCATGGTGATCAGCGGGATCATCACCCGCAAGGTCGCGATGATGCCGCTGTTGCGAGTCACCGACATGAAGTACGAACAGTCCCCACTGGGCCGCATGATGAACTACGGCACGTTCGTCATGGAATCGGCCGGTCAGGACCAGGCACTTCGTGAGGTCAAGCATCTGCCCGACCCGAACGAGCTCTACCTCCAGATCTGTGAGGAGATGTACGAGCCCGCCGCGGTCGACGCACGCGATGAGGTCGAGGAAGAGGAACTGGACGACAAGTTCCAGGCCGAGGACTCGAAGCGCTCCGGCGGCGACGCGTAG
- a CDS encoding TrmH family RNA methyltransferase: MESEPDLVRQWNTAREASVLLDGFHAIKHAMRFGAEVMIMVSADPAQLDRLAADLAPDVAAAMAAAARPVSDEALGRLVARPHPTKMAALAKRPSGGVAAGSAGPIVVLDDPRHLGNVGAVVRVAAGFGIGGVVTIGDLDPWHPTVVRAAAGLHFATTVDRSTTGAPPSGPMFALDPEGRDLRDVTIPDDAVLVFGSERRGVSDVLRRSADEVVSLPMRPLVSSYNLATSVAMTLFAWSQNRPERLRGVAG, from the coding sequence ATGGAATCGGAACCGGACCTGGTCAGGCAGTGGAATACCGCCCGGGAGGCGAGCGTGCTGCTGGACGGTTTCCACGCGATTAAACACGCGATGCGGTTCGGGGCCGAGGTCATGATCATGGTCAGTGCCGATCCGGCTCAACTGGATCGCCTCGCCGCCGACCTGGCCCCCGACGTCGCGGCGGCGATGGCAGCGGCGGCCCGCCCCGTCAGTGACGAGGCGCTGGGCAGGCTGGTCGCGCGTCCACATCCGACGAAGATGGCGGCGCTGGCGAAGCGTCCGTCGGGTGGTGTCGCGGCGGGATCGGCGGGCCCGATCGTCGTGCTGGACGATCCACGGCATCTGGGCAATGTGGGGGCGGTGGTCCGGGTGGCCGCCGGGTTCGGAATTGGTGGTGTCGTGACGATCGGGGATCTCGACCCGTGGCATCCGACGGTGGTGCGCGCGGCGGCCGGGCTCCACTTCGCGACCACGGTGGACCGATCCACCACCGGGGCACCACCGTCGGGACCGATGTTCGCTTTGGACCCCGAGGGGCGGGATCTTCGCGATGTCACCATTCCCGACGACGCGGTGTTGGTGTTCGGTTCGGAACGTCGTGGCGTATCCGACGTGTTGCGGCGGAGCGCCGACGAGGTGGTGTCGTTGCCGATGAGGCCGTTGGTCTCCAGCTACAACCTCGCGACCAGCGTGGCGATGACGTTGTTCGCGTGGTCGCAGAACCGACCGGAGCGGCTTCGCGGCGTCGCGGGCTGA
- a CDS encoding MFS transporter permease: protein MVAATESKPSLGRRALNWVTAPVPYGRIAAFRTLCYLYVVADITLFTNWVYGHAGAPGNLYMPLYISDFLHLPVPTPGLVHTLFWLMVVLAPLAATGIFPRILGTTVFLLFTEWMIIAMSYGKVDHDRFGFLIALAVIPWVGKARQGDPTLSQAGGWALRTTQLAVVSTYFLAALAKLRYAGLEWLTGSTLTRAIMRRGTIASIWMLKIPGLLVVSQFGILLFELVSPVVFMVREKFRLWIVAFFYSFHVVVFLTITIAFVPHLIAMASFLPLEKPIQAIMRARGKDPETIAAKAHPQLAAPKQLDGEAETAPAT from the coding sequence ATGGTAGCCGCGACCGAATCGAAGCCGAGCCTGGGAAGGCGCGCCCTGAACTGGGTGACCGCGCCGGTGCCGTACGGACGTATCGCCGCGTTCCGGACACTCTGTTACCTGTACGTGGTCGCCGACATCACCCTGTTCACCAACTGGGTGTACGGGCACGCGGGTGCGCCGGGGAACCTGTACATGCCGCTGTACATCTCGGACTTCCTTCACCTCCCGGTTCCCACACCGGGCCTGGTGCACACGCTGTTCTGGCTGATGGTGGTGCTCGCGCCGCTGGCGGCCACCGGCATCTTCCCTCGGATCCTGGGTACGACGGTCTTCCTGCTGTTCACCGAGTGGATGATCATCGCGATGAGCTACGGGAAGGTCGACCACGACCGGTTCGGCTTCCTGATCGCGCTGGCGGTGATTCCGTGGGTCGGCAAGGCCCGCCAGGGTGATCCGACGTTGAGTCAGGCCGGTGGTTGGGCATTGCGCACCACCCAGTTGGCGGTGGTGTCGACGTACTTCCTCGCCGCGTTGGCGAAGCTGCGCTACGCCGGGTTGGAGTGGCTGACCGGTTCCACGTTGACCCGCGCGATCATGCGTCGCGGCACGATCGCGTCGATCTGGATGTTGAAGATTCCGGGTCTGCTGGTGGTGTCGCAGTTCGGGATTCTGTTGTTCGAGCTAGTCAGTCCCGTGGTGTTCATGGTGCGGGAGAAGTTCCGGCTGTGGATCGTGGCGTTCTTCTATTCGTTCCACGTGGTGGTGTTCTTGACGATCACGATCGCGTTCGTGCCGCATCTGATCGCGATGGCGTCGTTCCTACCGTTGGAGAAGCCGATACAGGCGATCATGCGGGCGCGGGGTAAGGATCCGGAGACGATCGCCGCGAAGGCTCACCCGCAGTTGGCGGCTCCGAAGCAACTCGACGGTGAGGCCGAGACGGCTCCCGCCACCTGA
- a CDS encoding thiol-disulfide oxidoreductase DCC family protein, protein MSQSTVFLYDGDCAFCSKCADFIDRRVDTPASVQPWQWSDLAALGVTEEQCDAAVQWISPGQPTAAGPEAIAKLLRSAKGAAGLWKAAGVALGFAPVRWIAWPAYRWVARNRHRMPGGTAACSLSQAQREAQRAAA, encoded by the coding sequence ATGAGCCAGTCAACGGTCTTCCTCTACGACGGAGACTGCGCGTTCTGCAGCAAGTGCGCCGACTTCATCGATCGTCGCGTCGACACCCCGGCCTCGGTACAGCCATGGCAGTGGAGCGACCTGGCCGCCCTCGGCGTCACCGAGGAACAGTGCGACGCCGCCGTGCAGTGGATCAGCCCCGGTCAACCCACCGCCGCCGGACCCGAGGCCATCGCGAAACTGCTGCGAAGCGCCAAAGGCGCTGCCGGCCTGTGGAAGGCCGCCGGTGTGGCACTCGGCTTCGCGCCGGTGCGCTGGATCGCCTGGCCCGCATACCGATGGGTGGCACGCAACCGGCACCGGATGCCCGGGGGCACCGCCGCCTGCTCGCTGTCACAGGCGCAACGAGAGGCACAACGCGCCGCCGCGTGA